From the genome of Candidatus Krumholzibacteriia bacterium, one region includes:
- a CDS encoding energy transducer TonB — MSTAAVTPDSRLLHDTANAEFKAKYAKFIRWAFVIAVVLHFTAFVFTPQFTITPYKLKEEQFEVVDIPDQIDLPPPPPDVPPPPVAVQAAEDDAEATDEVAETTFENFEDMPPPPPPSGGGDTGIFLAFDEPPQLIDYSSPEYPPLAREAGIEGTVAIRVLVSEEGKVLDATVLQSDVTPAMDQAAVQAALKCRFRPAKQRTVPVKAHVMIPFQFKLR, encoded by the coding sequence ACAGCCGCCTGCTCCACGATACCGCCAACGCGGAGTTCAAGGCGAAGTATGCGAAGTTCATCCGCTGGGCCTTCGTGATCGCGGTTGTGCTGCACTTTACGGCCTTCGTATTCACGCCGCAGTTCACCATCACGCCCTACAAGCTCAAGGAAGAGCAGTTCGAAGTGGTGGACATCCCCGACCAGATCGACCTGCCGCCCCCGCCTCCCGACGTGCCCCCGCCGCCCGTCGCGGTGCAGGCCGCCGAGGATGACGCCGAGGCGACCGACGAGGTCGCGGAAACCACCTTCGAGAACTTCGAGGACATGCCGCCTCCGCCCCCGCCCAGTGGTGGCGGCGATACTGGGATTTTTCTCGCCTTTGACGAGCCGCCCCAGTTGATCGACTATTCCTCGCCCGAGTATCCGCCGCTGGCGCGTGAGGCGGGTATCGAGGGGACGGTTGCCATCCGCGTGCTGGTCTCCGAGGAGGGCAAGGTGCTGGACGCGACGGTGCTGCAGTCCGACGTGACGCCGGCCATGGACCAGGCGGCGGTGCAGGCCGCGCTGAAGTGCCGTTTCCGGCCCGCCAAGCAGCGCACGGTGCCCGTGAAGGCGCACGTGATGATTCCGTTCCAGTTCAAGCTCCGCTAA